A genomic region of Chitinimonas arctica contains the following coding sequences:
- a CDS encoding type II and III secretion system protein family protein — protein sequence MLKPLVKPALTPTLILSLASLFGQAAPTVTKPAAPAPLGETAVAAPATVEIKMFVGELKTIPAGKLDRIAIGNGSIISTKALEGGELLLLAEQIGDTSLMLWSAKGPRRQYIVRVSPHDAEGAFAAAGTMLKDVAGIKLTRVGGNVVVSGTASKLDLDRIAMVAKLYPQVVSLVAPEDVAMKKMIYMKVQVIEMKRSLLETLGVQWPGSIAGPSVGFLGNWGSENTTGLQAPIKGVLPIATGNRGLRTYLGISSLINTTINIAKNNGDAFVIAEPELSARSGGEAKFLAGGQFPVKLMSSQGVASIEFKDYGIKLNIKPVADDAGNVSAAIDTEISTLDSSSAVDGVPGLLVRHSSTDINVKTGQTMAMSGLVNSEMSKDLTRVPGLGSLPILGSLFRSEGFRNNRTDLVILVTPTVVDPNSTINRERIEKSDGIRERFERSLGKSDILD from the coding sequence ATGCTCAAGCCGCTAGTCAAGCCCGCCCTTACCCCTACCCTTATCCTCAGCCTGGCTAGCCTGTTTGGCCAGGCTGCCCCGACCGTGACAAAGCCGGCGGCCCCCGCCCCGCTGGGCGAAACCGCCGTAGCGGCGCCCGCGACGGTGGAAATCAAGATGTTCGTCGGCGAATTGAAGACCATTCCCGCCGGCAAGCTCGACCGTATCGCCATCGGCAATGGCAGCATCATCAGCACCAAGGCCCTGGAAGGCGGCGAACTGCTGCTGTTGGCCGAGCAGATCGGCGATACCTCGCTGATGCTGTGGTCGGCCAAGGGGCCGCGCCGCCAGTACATCGTACGGGTCAGTCCGCACGATGCCGAAGGGGCGTTCGCCGCCGCCGGCACCATGCTCAAGGACGTCGCCGGCATCAAGCTGACCCGCGTGGGCGGCAATGTGGTGGTATCCGGCACCGCCAGCAAGCTGGATCTGGACCGCATCGCCATGGTGGCCAAGCTCTATCCCCAGGTGGTGAGCCTGGTGGCGCCGGAAGACGTGGCGATGAAGAAGATGATCTATATGAAGGTGCAGGTCATCGAGATGAAGCGCTCGCTGCTGGAGACGCTCGGCGTGCAGTGGCCCGGTTCCATCGCCGGTCCCTCAGTGGGTTTTCTCGGCAACTGGGGTTCGGAGAACACCACCGGCCTGCAGGCGCCCATCAAGGGCGTGCTGCCAATCGCCACCGGCAATCGGGGCTTGCGTACCTACCTGGGAATTTCCTCGCTGATCAATACCACCATCAATATCGCCAAGAACAACGGCGACGCCTTCGTGATCGCCGAGCCGGAGCTATCGGCCCGATCCGGCGGCGAAGCCAAGTTCCTGGCCGGCGGCCAGTTCCCGGTCAAGCTGATGTCCTCGCAAGGGGTGGCCTCGATCGAATTCAAGGACTACGGCATCAAGCTTAATATCAAGCCGGTCGCCGACGATGCGGGCAATGTCTCGGCCGCCATCGATACCGAGATCAGCACGCTGGACAGCTCATCGGCGGTGGACGGCGTGCCCGGCTTGCTGGTGCGCCACAGCAGCACCGATATCAATGTCAAGACCGGCCAGACCATGGCCATGTCGGGATTGGTCAACAGCGAGATGTCCAAGGACCTGACCCGGGTGCCGGGGCTGGGATCGCTGCCTATACTGGGATCGTTGTTCCGTTCCGAGGGTTTCCGTAACAACCGCACCGACCTGGTGATCCTGGTCACGCCGACGGTGGTGGACCCCAACTCCACCATCAACCGCGAGCGGATAGAAAAAAGCGACGGTATCCGGGAGCGGTTCGAACGCAGCCTGGGCAAGTCGGATATTTTGGATTGA
- a CDS encoding type II secretion system F family protein yields MTYGLLLGLIFLFALITAWLIFKALQNYLSRQRASYERTAATTLADMFIFLDPQKMFRYNVAVTCILPPLVWLLTDNPIFAIFTLVGSVFLPKWYVGFLARRRLKRLEQQLPDALLMVSGAMRAGASLNVSLESMVKESKPPVSQEFDLMMREQRLGVDFDTALQNMEKRNPQQDFQLVVSAMRISKEVGGNLAEILESLASTLRQKAIMEGKIRSLTAQGKAQGVIMTGLPLLMIVALRAIEPTAMAPLFNTWIGYGTLTVIFLMEAVGYWFIRKITTIDV; encoded by the coding sequence GTGACCTACGGACTGCTGCTCGGGCTGATCTTCCTGTTCGCCCTGATCACTGCCTGGCTGATCTTCAAGGCCTTGCAGAACTATCTTAGCCGCCAGCGGGCCAGCTACGAGCGTACGGCCGCCACCACGCTGGCCGATATGTTCATCTTCCTCGATCCGCAGAAGATGTTCCGCTACAACGTGGCGGTCACCTGCATCCTGCCGCCGCTGGTGTGGCTGCTGACCGACAATCCCATCTTCGCCATCTTTACCCTGGTGGGTTCGGTGTTCCTGCCCAAATGGTATGTCGGATTTCTGGCGCGCCGCCGGCTCAAGCGGCTGGAGCAGCAGTTGCCGGATGCCTTGCTGATGGTGTCGGGCGCCATGCGGGCCGGCGCCAGCCTGAATGTGTCCCTGGAGTCCATGGTCAAGGAATCCAAGCCGCCGGTCAGCCAGGAGTTCGATCTGATGATGCGGGAACAGCGCTTGGGTGTGGATTTCGACACGGCGCTGCAGAACATGGAAAAGCGTAATCCGCAGCAGGATTTCCAGCTGGTGGTGTCGGCCATGCGCATCTCCAAGGAGGTGGGCGGCAATCTGGCCGAGATCCTGGAGTCGCTGGCCTCCACGCTGCGGCAGAAAGCCATCATGGAGGGCAAGATCCGCAGCCTGACCGCGCAGGGCAAGGCGCAGGGCGTGATCATGACCGGCCTGCCGCTGCTGATGATAGTCGCGCTACGGGCCATCGAGCCCACCGCGATGGCCCCTTTGTTCAACACCTGGATAGGCTATGGCACGCTGACGGTGATCTTCCTGATGGAAGCGGTCGGCTACTGGTTTATCCGCAAGATCACGACCATAGACGTATGA
- a CDS encoding DUF192 domain-containing protein: protein MRCHSAWSGAQRRIERVWLAETATERMQGLLGRPPLGENEAMLLKPCRLVHTLGMAYPLDLVFLDRHGRVRKLVQALRPARLAGCLAAQSTLELAAGRIAALGLVLGDVIELRPA, encoded by the coding sequence ATGCGCTGCCACAGCGCCTGGTCGGGCGCGCAACGCCGTATCGAGCGGGTCTGGCTGGCCGAGACAGCCACCGAGCGCATGCAGGGCCTGCTGGGTCGGCCGCCGCTTGGCGAGAATGAAGCGATGTTGCTTAAACCCTGTCGCTTGGTGCATACCCTGGGTATGGCTTACCCGCTCGACCTGGTTTTCCTGGATCGGCACGGCAGGGTGCGCAAGCTGGTCCAGGCGCTGCGGCCGGCACGGCTGGCCGGTTGCCTGGCGGCCCAATCCACCCTTGAACTCGCCGCCGGCCGGATCGCCGCGCTGGGGCTGGTGCTGGGCGATGTCATCGAATTGAGGCCGGCATGA
- a CDS encoding tetratricopeptide repeat protein: protein MRFAPLLLLITALYSQADFQAAREAYQAGEFAKAAKGFTEAANQGDVRAQAELGQMYERGEGVQADYGRALSWYRKAADKAYLPAQVSLGYLYERGLGIARDYGQAMQWYRKAADKGSALGQNNIGYLYENGWGVKQDFAQAVEWYRKAVDQGLPLAQTNLGFLYAEGRGVPKDDAQAVLLYRKAADTGFAQAENNLGYMYASGRGLKQDLQEARSWYGKAAADGNGQAMVNLALLYQNGRGVPQDSGKAVEWLNKAATANYRPAIQRLAKLYREGAWGLKVDEVAAAGWESKLN, encoded by the coding sequence ATGCGCTTTGCCCCGCTATTGCTTCTGATAACCGCCCTCTACAGCCAGGCCGACTTCCAGGCTGCCCGCGAAGCCTATCAAGCGGGCGAATTCGCCAAGGCGGCCAAAGGCTTTACCGAAGCGGCCAACCAAGGCGATGTGCGCGCCCAGGCCGAACTGGGCCAGATGTACGAACGGGGCGAAGGGGTTCAGGCCGACTATGGCCGTGCCCTGTCCTGGTATCGCAAGGCTGCCGACAAGGCTTATCTGCCGGCGCAGGTCTCGCTCGGTTACCTGTATGAGCGGGGACTGGGCATCGCACGGGACTATGGCCAGGCGATGCAGTGGTATCGCAAGGCCGCCGACAAGGGCTCGGCCTTGGGGCAGAACAATATCGGCTACCTGTACGAAAACGGCTGGGGTGTTAAACAGGATTTTGCCCAGGCGGTCGAGTGGTACCGCAAGGCCGTGGACCAGGGCTTGCCCTTGGCGCAGACCAATCTGGGCTTTCTCTACGCCGAAGGGCGCGGGGTGCCGAAGGATGACGCCCAGGCGGTACTGCTGTACCGCAAGGCCGCCGACACCGGCTTTGCCCAGGCCGAGAACAATCTGGGCTATATGTACGCCAGCGGACGCGGCCTGAAGCAGGATCTACAGGAAGCCCGCAGCTGGTACGGCAAAGCGGCGGCCGACGGCAATGGCCAGGCCATGGTCAACCTGGCCCTGCTCTACCAGAATGGCCGTGGCGTGCCGCAGGACAGCGGCAAGGCGGTCGAATGGCTGAACAAGGCCGCCACCGCCAATTACCGCCCGGCCATTCAACGCCTGGCCAAGCTTTACCGCGAAGGTGCTTGGGGATTGAAGGTCGATGAAGTGGCGGCGGCGGGCTGGGAAAGCAAGCTTAATTGA
- a CDS encoding tetratricopeptide repeat protein, with the protein MTFSFRPLLGLLALAGCATSPITGQGDVYSMQREADAAYRSGDDSQGERLLQGVLRLAPNDAESWFRLGNLYARSDRPEQALDAYQRCLMLQPGDSRAWHNLGVVRLRQTSAALAQAHALAGDDEALRGKTARMLELLQQAQKADKP; encoded by the coding sequence ATGACTTTCTCCTTCCGGCCCTTGCTCGGCCTGCTGGCATTGGCCGGTTGCGCCACTTCGCCCATCACGGGGCAGGGCGATGTCTATTCGATGCAGCGCGAGGCCGACGCGGCCTATCGTAGCGGCGACGACAGCCAGGGCGAGCGCTTGCTGCAAGGCGTGCTGCGGCTTGCGCCCAACGATGCCGAAAGCTGGTTCCGCCTCGGCAACCTCTATGCCCGCTCGGACCGTCCCGAGCAGGCGCTGGATGCCTACCAGCGCTGCCTGATGCTGCAGCCGGGCGATTCGCGCGCCTGGCACAACCTGGGCGTGGTCCGGTTGCGGCAAACCTCGGCCGCGCTGGCACAGGCGCATGCACTGGCGGGTGACGACGAGGCGCTGCGCGGCAAGACCGCCCGTATGCTGGAATTGCTGCAACAGGCGCAGAAAGCGGATAAGCCATGA
- a CDS encoding Flp family type IVb pilin — MKKIDTLRQAMRQLPRRQSGQGMTEYIIIVALIAVAAIGVYSFFGQTIRNQVSGLASEVSGDTSGAAAARSAATASASSARSQGTKAKGMGSYGN; from the coding sequence ATGAAAAAGATCGACACGCTGCGCCAAGCCATGCGGCAGCTACCCCGCCGCCAGTCCGGCCAAGGCATGACGGAATACATCATCATCGTGGCGCTGATCGCGGTGGCGGCCATTGGGGTCTACAGTTTCTTCGGCCAGACCATCCGTAACCAGGTGTCCGGCCTGGCCAGCGAAGTATCGGGCGATACCTCGGGCGCGGCCGCGGCCCGCAGCGCGGCGACCGCGTCGGCCAGCAGCGCCCGCAGCCAGGGCACCAAGGCCAAGGGCATGGGCAGCTACGGTAACTAG
- a CDS encoding Tad domain-containing protein, translated as MDWQAQSGFRPAKGQSGQALVFSLITLAVVILVLLSTFNVGQQTLGKMRLQNAADAAVYSAVQAQARDYNFSAYTNRAMVANEVATAQVVGLTSWSRNFNKTYTSEFTWVPRMLTALGGPLANWMWNTPWNLNKNISKGFQSAMNASGPVLAKLLDGINLALDTAQLVYHYGTALTMAQTLGMNLVDPGGGTGLLDKLGMDTSFMAGTAVGDMLTLDPRHNILQMNDPEASLTVGGWAATAVSLYNWLRFTERKDPNTKPAASKFGDCAEKGCGSATDATPDRFAQVTMNSLDDFSRDRSTRNGWYDGAPEVFYITPNPFVIDPTRFIPYQNGAFLMWLWHRGGTELKSVTAGGSTKGHSKKTWTALDATGFTGAAIFWISILGIPIPIPIVIPTMPMGWGSAQAGVQISGAGALATNNNFSTPADEAYGGVYNGFMTAMPAQRQRPQGAGTTLGGQGLRPYFDIRDPSKDNLVGPTLLIEVERKASTVPSSNKFSGGRFSMVNGNPGGDDSMRALASAQAYFARPNKLRADWKREDNKVELGSLYNPYWQTRLAPNSFLEKYASMMLQLL; from the coding sequence ATGGACTGGCAGGCGCAATCCGGTTTTAGGCCAGCGAAAGGGCAGAGCGGCCAGGCGCTGGTCTTCTCCCTGATTACGCTGGCCGTCGTTATCCTGGTCCTGCTGTCCACCTTCAATGTGGGACAGCAGACCCTCGGCAAGATGCGTTTGCAGAACGCCGCGGACGCGGCTGTGTACAGTGCCGTGCAGGCCCAGGCACGCGACTACAATTTCTCCGCCTATACCAATCGCGCCATGGTCGCCAATGAAGTCGCCACCGCCCAGGTGGTTGGCCTGACCTCGTGGTCGCGCAATTTCAACAAGACCTACACCAGCGAATTCACCTGGGTGCCGCGTATGCTGACGGCCTTGGGTGGCCCCTTGGCCAATTGGATGTGGAATACGCCCTGGAACCTCAACAAGAATATCTCCAAGGGTTTCCAGAGCGCGATGAATGCCAGCGGGCCGGTTTTGGCCAAACTGCTGGATGGCATCAACCTGGCCCTCGATACCGCACAGCTGGTCTACCACTACGGTACCGCCCTGACCATGGCGCAAACGCTGGGTATGAACCTGGTCGATCCCGGTGGCGGCACCGGCCTGCTGGACAAGCTGGGCATGGACACCAGTTTCATGGCCGGTACGGCGGTGGGCGATATGCTCACCCTGGACCCGCGCCATAATATCCTGCAGATGAATGATCCCGAAGCCAGCCTGACCGTGGGTGGCTGGGCCGCCACGGCGGTATCGCTCTACAACTGGCTGCGCTTTACCGAGCGCAAGGACCCCAATACCAAGCCCGCCGCCAGCAAGTTTGGCGACTGTGCCGAGAAAGGCTGCGGCAGCGCCACCGATGCGACGCCCGACCGGTTTGCCCAGGTCACCATGAATTCGCTGGACGACTTCTCGCGCGACCGCAGTACCCGCAACGGCTGGTACGACGGCGCGCCCGAGGTCTTCTACATTACGCCGAACCCGTTCGTCATCGATCCGACCCGCTTTATTCCGTACCAGAACGGCGCCTTTCTGATGTGGCTATGGCATCGCGGCGGCACGGAATTGAAATCGGTGACGGCCGGCGGCAGTACCAAGGGCCATTCCAAGAAGACCTGGACGGCCCTGGATGCCACCGGCTTCACCGGCGCGGCCATTTTCTGGATTTCGATCCTGGGGATCCCCATCCCCATTCCCATCGTGATCCCCACCATGCCCATGGGCTGGGGGTCCGCCCAGGCGGGGGTGCAGATCAGCGGTGCGGGCGCGCTGGCGACCAATAATAATTTCAGCACGCCGGCCGACGAAGCCTATGGCGGTGTCTACAACGGCTTTATGACCGCCATGCCGGCACAGCGCCAGCGGCCGCAGGGGGCAGGAACCACGCTGGGCGGGCAGGGCTTGCGGCCCTATTTCGATATCCGCGACCCCTCCAAGGACAATCTGGTCGGCCCCACCCTGTTGATCGAAGTGGAGCGCAAGGCCAGCACGGTGCCCAGTTCCAACAAGTTCAGCGGAGGCCGCTTCAGCATGGTGAACGGCAATCCCGGCGGGGATGACAGCATGCGGGCGCTGGCCAGTGCGCAGGCCTATTTCGCACGGCCCAACAAATTGCGCGCCGATTGGAAGCGCGAGGACAACAAGGTCGAACTGGGTAGCCTGTACAACCCTTACTGGCAGACACGGCTGGCCCCGAACAGCTTCCTGGAAAAGTATGCCTCGATGATGTTGCAACTGCTATGA
- a CDS encoding ATPase, T2SS/T4P/T4SS family, protein MLSVSVTTPRGAETIVECTIDSCTIGKSDENLIILQGWSIAKRHAAIHRRADGVHVENLDPKGATEVEGRPVSLYGPLKPGERIHICGYQLQVLDLEAASPPPPAPVYAAPVDAAPAAAEPVATAPVEAAVAVATASESEVAVPVDVARQQVWIGLLKRTHTELIKQMDLRRIDVASQSEDELRRNTGVMLEEIVRHDKTIPADFDRALLVKQVQDEVVGLGPLEDLLADDAVTEIMVNRFDEIFIERRGRLMKSGITFTSDQAVISAIERIVTPLGRRIDESSPMVDARLKDGSRVNAVIPPLALKGANITIRKFAKSKLHGEDLIKFGSMTATMLAFLRTIVEQKSNIIISGGTGSGKTTLLNVLSNYIPDDERIVTVEDAAELKLSQPNLVGLESRPANAEGKGAVPIRDLVKNCLRMRPDRIVVGECRGGEALDMLTAMNTGHDGSLTTAHANTPRDCLARVEVMVMMAGLDLPIRAIREQISSAVRFIVQQNRFSCGSRKVTHVTEITGMEGDMIQLQDIFLYKQEGFGADGKVKGRHIATGAVPDFYQDLAARGLDVDLSIFQGSEGRR, encoded by the coding sequence ATGCTGAGCGTTTCGGTAACCACCCCCCGCGGGGCTGAAACTATCGTCGAATGCACGATAGACAGTTGCACCATCGGCAAGAGCGACGAGAACCTGATCATTTTGCAGGGTTGGTCGATCGCCAAGCGGCACGCCGCCATCCATCGCCGCGCCGATGGCGTGCATGTGGAGAATCTGGACCCCAAGGGCGCCACCGAGGTCGAAGGCCGGCCGGTGAGCCTGTATGGCCCGCTCAAGCCGGGCGAGCGCATCCATATCTGCGGCTACCAATTGCAGGTGCTGGATCTGGAGGCCGCCAGCCCGCCGCCCCCGGCACCGGTATATGCCGCGCCGGTCGATGCCGCGCCGGCCGCTGCCGAGCCAGTCGCTACGGCACCGGTCGAAGCGGCCGTGGCGGTCGCGACGGCGTCCGAAAGCGAGGTGGCGGTGCCGGTCGACGTGGCCCGCCAACAGGTATGGATAGGCTTGCTCAAACGCACCCATACCGAGCTGATCAAACAGATGGACCTGCGCCGTATCGATGTCGCCAGTCAAAGCGAGGACGAGCTGCGCCGCAACACCGGGGTGATGCTGGAAGAGATCGTTCGCCACGACAAGACCATCCCGGCCGATTTCGACCGCGCCCTCCTGGTCAAGCAGGTGCAGGACGAGGTAGTGGGATTGGGGCCGCTGGAAGATCTGCTGGCCGACGATGCGGTGACCGAAATCATGGTCAACCGCTTTGACGAGATCTTTATCGAGCGGCGCGGCCGCTTGATGAAGTCGGGCATTACCTTTACCTCGGACCAGGCCGTGATCAGCGCCATCGAGCGCATCGTGACGCCCTTGGGACGGCGCATCGATGAATCGTCGCCCATGGTGGACGCCCGCCTCAAGGACGGTTCGCGGGTCAATGCGGTGATTCCGCCGCTGGCGCTCAAGGGCGCCAATATCACCATTCGCAAATTCGCCAAGAGCAAGCTGCACGGCGAGGACCTGATCAAGTTCGGCTCCATGACGGCCACCATGCTGGCCTTTCTGCGGACCATCGTGGAGCAGAAGTCCAATATCATCATTTCCGGCGGTACCGGTTCGGGCAAGACCACCTTGCTCAATGTGCTATCGAACTATATCCCCGACGATGAACGCATCGTCACGGTCGAGGACGCCGCCGAGCTGAAATTATCCCAACCGAACCTGGTCGGACTGGAGTCGCGGCCGGCCAATGCGGAAGGGAAGGGCGCCGTACCGATCCGCGACCTGGTGAAGAACTGCCTGCGCATGCGGCCCGACCGCATCGTGGTGGGCGAGTGCCGGGGCGGCGAGGCGCTGGATATGCTGACCGCCATGAACACCGGCCACGACGGTTCGCTCACCACCGCCCACGCCAATACGCCCCGCGATTGCCTGGCCCGGGTCGAAGTGATGGTGATGATGGCCGGGCTGGACTTGCCCATCCGGGCCATACGCGAGCAGATCTCCTCGGCGGTCCGCTTTATCGTGCAGCAGAACCGTTTCTCCTGCGGCTCGCGCAAGGTCACCCATGTCACCGAGATCACCGGCATGGAGGGCGATATGATCCAGTTGCAGGATATCTTCCTGTACAAGCAGGAGGGCTTCGGCGCCGACGGCAAGGTCAAGGGCCGCCATATCGCCACCGGCGCGGTACCGGACTTCTACCAGGACCTGGCGGCACGCGGCCTGGATGTCGATCTCAGCATCTTTCAGGGCTCGGAGGGACGACGGTGA
- the cpaB gene encoding Flp pilus assembly protein CpaB: MKLKFGNVNRTWAMLAAAIVLGLFAMFLTVQYLKLQERSLQSEIEAKVRGKGPTVAVVVPRENLPPGTAIDMEMVAERQVSGELIYDDTITVEQFDSYQGQALIRPVRQGRPLLRGDLRPIYADFAGSLKPGTRAMTIETDELNSIAHMVQPGNQIDLMLVMNQVAPSEPNNPAAAAKDSKVVVPFMLGVKILATGQKVVHDAPAGDGPVQRSTYSTYTLEVNPGQAMSLVMAQEMGKLRVVLRNEKDAVARNDPAAEYDTDSAGSLMRSIAARSQAAAKANAMAAKASIVKEPVDPGDVNAYIEYIIGGKGSGGVTPSLNVALPPGYGGLTAPPAGAPSPLGAPLSVPANVMPYAAAAGVPLSTPAPK, translated from the coding sequence ATGAAGCTCAAATTCGGCAACGTCAACCGCACCTGGGCAATGCTGGCCGCTGCCATCGTGCTCGGCCTGTTCGCCATGTTCCTCACGGTCCAGTACCTGAAATTGCAGGAACGTAGCCTGCAGAGCGAGATCGAGGCGAAAGTCCGCGGCAAGGGCCCGACCGTCGCCGTGGTGGTGCCGCGCGAAAACCTGCCGCCAGGCACGGCCATCGATATGGAAATGGTGGCCGAGCGCCAGGTATCGGGCGAGCTGATCTACGACGACACCATCACGGTCGAGCAATTCGATAGCTACCAAGGCCAGGCGCTGATACGGCCGGTTCGCCAGGGTCGGCCATTGCTGCGTGGTGATCTACGGCCCATCTACGCCGACTTCGCCGGCTCGCTCAAGCCCGGCACCCGCGCCATGACGATAGAAACCGACGAACTCAACTCGATCGCCCACATGGTGCAACCAGGCAACCAGATCGACCTGATGCTGGTCATGAACCAGGTCGCTCCCAGCGAACCGAACAATCCGGCGGCGGCCGCCAAGGATAGCAAAGTGGTGGTGCCCTTTATGCTGGGGGTCAAGATCCTGGCGACCGGCCAGAAAGTGGTGCACGACGCGCCGGCCGGCGACGGTCCGGTACAGCGCTCGACCTATAGCACCTACACCCTGGAAGTCAATCCGGGCCAGGCCATGAGCCTGGTGATGGCGCAGGAAATGGGCAAGCTCAGAGTGGTATTGCGTAACGAGAAGGATGCGGTGGCCCGCAACGATCCTGCCGCGGAATACGATACCGACAGCGCCGGCAGCCTGATGCGTAGTATCGCCGCGCGCAGCCAGGCGGCCGCCAAGGCCAATGCCATGGCGGCCAAGGCCAGCATTGTCAAGGAACCGGTCGATCCGGGCGATGTGAACGCTTATATCGAGTACATCATCGGCGGCAAAGGCAGCGGCGGCGTTACACCCAGCCTGAATGTGGCCTTGCCGCCCGGGTATGGGGGGCTCACCGCGCCGCCGGCCGGTGCGCCCTCGCCGCTGGGTGCGCCGCTCAGCGTGCCCGCCAATGTCATGCCCTATGCCGCCGCGGCCGGTGTGCCGCTCAGTACGCCTGCACCGAAATAG
- a CDS encoding TadE/TadG family type IV pilus assembly protein translates to MPEFLYALPILLLLSMGAVQLGFIYQAKLTLNYAAGVGAREGILRNGSMNAVLDGLEAGLTPLFAHSLGAPRDMEMLKNARRAAHTLLADKRLARVTIVNPSQAVFTAHSGDSEAGDAIPNDNLMYRDEGAKGGLSVQDANLLKVHVRICYRLFVPIINKLIYNMAVDPPGGTPAVSSDAPGMLRSLGGGSTTRPCTDRPSTSDYYLPIESEAVMRMQSPFKHPGKWVAPT, encoded by the coding sequence ATGCCGGAGTTTCTCTACGCCTTGCCCATCCTGTTGCTGCTGAGCATGGGCGCGGTGCAGCTGGGTTTTATCTACCAAGCCAAACTCACCCTCAACTACGCCGCCGGCGTCGGTGCGCGCGAAGGTATCCTGCGCAATGGCAGCATGAATGCGGTACTGGATGGCTTGGAAGCAGGCCTGACACCGCTGTTCGCGCATAGCCTGGGTGCGCCGCGCGATATGGAGATGCTGAAGAATGCCCGCCGAGCCGCCCACACCCTGCTGGCGGACAAGCGCCTGGCACGGGTCACCATCGTCAACCCCAGCCAGGCGGTCTTTACTGCCCACAGCGGCGATTCGGAGGCCGGCGACGCCATCCCCAACGACAACCTGATGTATCGCGATGAGGGCGCCAAAGGCGGACTGAGCGTGCAGGATGCCAATCTGCTCAAGGTGCATGTGCGTATTTGCTACCGCTTGTTCGTACCCATCATCAACAAGTTGATCTACAACATGGCCGTCGATCCGCCCGGCGGCACGCCGGCCGTCAGCAGCGATGCGCCCGGCATGCTGCGCAGCCTGGGCGGCGGGTCCACCACCCGGCCCTGCACGGACAGGCCGTCCACCAGCGATTACTACCTGCCGATCGAGTCCGAAGCCGTGATGCGTATGCAGTCGCCCTTCAAGCACCCGGGCAAGTGGGTGGCGCCGACGTGA
- a CDS encoding type II secretion system F family protein → MTTLIGLLIGSLVGVSILLLFYSMSQLKREVPDEDRAYMDSLPPMLKLIWPVINFIEYHFTARFPPDLLERAHKSLRETGVGYLMSAEQYYALRLFSAGAAAGLTLFCIAALHATAYHWALIVGVVGYFYPLLWLSDVRKKRRKEVLKSLPVYLDFITLGVEAGLNLTGAIKQSMEKGPLGALRHEFYMVVRDLRAGVPRADALRRMEARLDMQEITAFVGAVIQAEKMGARLGQVLRAQAEQRRIERFQRAEKLAMEAPVKLILPLIMFIFPVTFIVLAFPIVMKFMQEGML, encoded by the coding sequence ATGACGACCCTAATCGGACTCCTGATCGGCTCGCTGGTAGGCGTCAGCATCCTGCTGCTGTTCTACAGCATGTCGCAGCTCAAGCGCGAGGTGCCGGACGAGGATAGAGCCTATATGGACTCCTTGCCGCCCATGCTCAAGCTGATCTGGCCGGTGATCAATTTCATCGAGTACCACTTTACCGCGCGCTTCCCGCCCGACCTGCTGGAACGGGCGCACAAATCGCTGCGTGAAACCGGCGTGGGTTACCTGATGAGCGCCGAACAGTACTATGCCTTGCGCCTGTTTTCGGCGGGTGCCGCGGCCGGGCTGACCTTGTTCTGCATTGCCGCCCTGCATGCCACGGCCTACCACTGGGCCTTGATCGTCGGCGTGGTGGGCTATTTCTATCCGCTGCTGTGGCTGTCCGATGTACGCAAGAAACGGCGCAAGGAAGTGCTCAAGTCCTTGCCGGTCTATCTGGATTTCATCACCCTGGGGGTGGAAGCCGGTCTCAATCTGACGGGTGCCATCAAGCAATCGATGGAAAAGGGGCCCTTGGGTGCGTTGCGGCATGAGTTCTATATGGTGGTGCGCGATCTGCGCGCCGGGGTGCCGCGCGCCGATGCTTTGCGGCGCATGGAGGCGAGGCTCGATATGCAGGAGATCACCGCCTTCGTCGGCGCGGTGATCCAGGCCGAGAAGATGGGGGCACGGCTGGGCCAGGTCCTGCGCGCGCAGGCCGAACAGCGCCGCATCGAACGCTTTCAGCGTGCCGAGAAGCTGGCCATGGAAGCGCCGGTCAAACTGATCCTGCCGCTGATCATGTTTATCTTCCCGGTCACCTTTATCGTGCTGGCCTTTCCCATCGTCATGAAATTCATGCAGGAAGGCATGCTCTGA